The following proteins are co-located in the Dyadobacter chenwenxiniae genome:
- a CDS encoding T9SS type A sorting domain-containing protein has translation MEKTIAKKHSSIFGNALLAIALLFSTFAATAQNNWNFPSAETFEQLADVAYGNGKYVQIGSNGLIRTSTNRVVWETLQSGIDNYSLNSIVFANGKFVIVGQDGTILTSSDGSVWNKQNSGTDQSLNGIAFGNGVFVAVGINGTIVSSPDGNNWTGRPSGTTTDLNDVAFSAISFVAVGNGGEIRTSKFENLDIWTQRASGTTNTLVAVADGLGATFVAVGAKGTIVFTSNAYNWQVKAGPANSAKFYWMGVAANPVTGAFVAINDGYMVATSADGSYWGNALIHSGSDGVTLRLRYLQNHFLATGVNGRMRASYDNGKTWSSPVPNYARMNMKGAAFGNGRFVAVGNEPLITGAGSAGYSNLIINSTDGIHFSPSETSHLVGGAKTFNDVTFGNSMFVAVGDDAIIQTSTDGIKWNYSHVIFGKKLTGVAYGNGRFVAVGYDGLILWSVDGKTWQKANSAGTISYNAVGFTNGQFTLVGREGVLASSVTGINWNFRPTGTKNELRSVAYGNGRWIAVGTYNTVVTSLNGSTWKSQQFSPSNDHFDDICYANGQFVAVTMSGNVYTSISPNFWDNVTNYKTNKVLNSITFGNGQFFAVGISGLLMTSPFAEAPVLSDPPKAMRCSGCLNSDEEVEKVSENEVDFNVTTFPNPVVDHFAVVIQGAAGEEVRLTLMDLSGRTISDKTMHAGSAKFQESITMVQKQTGMYLLRVSTHTQMQTVKIFKQ, from the coding sequence ATGGAAAAAACGATTGCAAAAAAACATTCATCAATTTTCGGCAATGCTTTGCTCGCCATCGCATTACTATTTTCAACATTTGCCGCAACGGCACAAAATAACTGGAATTTCCCGAGTGCCGAGACGTTTGAGCAACTTGCCGACGTAGCTTATGGAAATGGAAAGTATGTCCAGATCGGATCCAACGGACTCATCCGTACTTCTACCAACCGGGTCGTTTGGGAAACGCTGCAATCGGGCATAGACAATTACTCCCTAAACTCGATCGTTTTCGCCAACGGCAAATTTGTGATCGTTGGACAAGATGGCACTATCCTGACATCCTCGGATGGCTCTGTCTGGAACAAGCAGAATTCGGGAACGGATCAATCATTAAATGGCATCGCTTTTGGAAATGGTGTTTTTGTTGCCGTGGGCATAAACGGCACCATCGTTTCATCCCCGGATGGTAACAACTGGACAGGACGCCCGTCTGGGACCACGACGGATCTCAACGATGTGGCTTTTAGCGCAATTTCCTTTGTTGCCGTAGGGAATGGTGGTGAGATCAGAACTTCCAAGTTTGAAAACCTAGACATCTGGACACAAAGAGCTTCCGGAACAACCAATACGTTGGTAGCTGTCGCAGACGGTTTAGGTGCAACTTTTGTCGCAGTAGGTGCTAAGGGAACCATTGTTTTCACCAGTAATGCCTATAATTGGCAGGTTAAGGCGGGACCAGCCAATTCCGCAAAATTCTACTGGATGGGGGTTGCCGCTAATCCTGTTACAGGGGCATTTGTAGCGATCAACGACGGATATATGGTCGCCACATCTGCTGATGGAAGTTATTGGGGCAATGCACTGATTCATTCAGGAAGTGACGGCGTGACATTGCGGTTACGTTATCTTCAGAATCATTTCCTTGCAACCGGGGTGAATGGAAGAATGCGAGCTTCCTATGACAATGGTAAAACATGGAGCTCACCCGTTCCCAATTATGCAAGAATGAATATGAAAGGGGCCGCATTTGGCAATGGCCGGTTTGTAGCGGTGGGAAATGAGCCTTTAATAACCGGGGCTGGCAGTGCCGGCTACAGCAACCTGATCATCAATTCAACAGACGGCATTCATTTCAGTCCGTCCGAAACCAGTCATCTTGTGGGTGGTGCCAAAACGTTCAATGACGTCACATTTGGAAACTCAATGTTTGTAGCTGTGGGTGACGATGCGATCATCCAAACATCCACCGACGGCATTAAATGGAATTACAGCCACGTAATCTTTGGAAAAAAGCTTACAGGAGTGGCTTACGGAAACGGGCGGTTCGTGGCCGTGGGTTATGATGGACTGATACTTTGGTCTGTGGACGGCAAAACGTGGCAAAAAGCGAATTCGGCAGGAACAATTTCGTACAATGCCGTCGGTTTCACCAACGGACAATTTACACTGGTTGGCCGTGAAGGCGTACTCGCATCATCCGTAACCGGTATAAATTGGAATTTCAGACCAACCGGGACCAAAAACGAACTCCGGAGCGTAGCCTATGGAAACGGCAGATGGATAGCAGTCGGGACTTACAATACTGTAGTAACGTCGCTCAATGGCAGCACCTGGAAATCACAGCAATTTTCGCCTTCAAATGATCATTTCGATGACATCTGTTATGCAAACGGACAGTTTGTAGCGGTGACCATGTCCGGCAACGTTTATACCTCCATCAGTCCCAACTTTTGGGATAACGTTACAAACTATAAGACAAATAAAGTCCTGAATTCAATTACGTTTGGTAATGGCCAATTCTTTGCTGTGGGCATTTCAGGACTTTTGATGACATCCCCTTTCGCAGAAGCACCCGTACTTTCTGATCCGCCAAAGGCCATGAGATGTTCGGGGTGTCTTAATTCTGACGAAGAGGTGGAGAAGGTTTCGGAAAATGAAGTTGATTTTAATGTTACCACTTTTCCAAATCCGGTGGTGGACCATTTCGCCGTCGTTATTCAAGGTGCAGCGGGTGAAGAAGTCAGATTAACACTCATGGATTTATCCGGTCGCACGATTTCAGACAAAACAATGCATGCAGGTTCAGCAAAATTTCAGGAATCGATCACAATGGTCCAAAAGCAAACAGGTATGTATTTGCTGCGCGTGAGCACACATACGCAAATGCAGACGGTGAAGATTTTTAAACAATAG
- a CDS encoding carcinine hydrolase/isopenicillin-N N-acyltransferase family protein, with translation MFARKFTLLLMACCLFYQATYACTIFTASDGKTVLVGNNEDASPSLKSNLWFYPARQHQHGFVTWGAERKLPEGGMNEKGLFWDAAALPTEIPIKRDASKPDFKGYFVDKALSECTTVEEVVQLLGRYNLVWQQRAQILVADAIGDYAIIHANYIIRKSDKMKPYQAVANFSLLNNKPEQNQCHRYRTAEAMLDGQAVTEALFKTILAKTAQHSVDNATIYSQIANLTQCKFTLFQRHRFEQPVTIVLTDELKKGAHQVEMKSLFPLSIREKLEPIAAKQGAKKAVATYHRLKNAEPGGYDFGENELDELGFALLDSGKLDQAVEIFALNQSTYPESDRALSSLAQAYLVLGNREMAGQLFKRALSINPSNLVAGLFTSQPDGKVTFRISSLEYAQKISLVGSFNNWDTHANPFTKTADGQWECKLSLKPGTYEYVFLVGDNNWMTDPGNRLASKPGQYWRSILIVH, from the coding sequence ATGTTTGCTCGCAAGTTTACTTTGCTTTTGATGGCCTGCTGTCTTTTCTACCAGGCTACGTACGCTTGTACCATCTTTACTGCTTCGGACGGTAAAACGGTTCTAGTGGGAAATAATGAAGACGCATCGCCCTCCCTGAAAAGCAATTTATGGTTCTACCCCGCCCGCCAGCATCAACACGGCTTTGTGACCTGGGGTGCAGAACGAAAGTTGCCGGAAGGCGGAATGAATGAAAAAGGGTTGTTCTGGGATGCTGCTGCACTTCCGACGGAAATCCCGATCAAGCGGGACGCCTCGAAGCCGGATTTCAAAGGATATTTCGTAGATAAAGCATTGTCCGAATGCACTACTGTCGAAGAAGTTGTGCAATTGTTGGGAAGATATAACCTCGTCTGGCAGCAGCGCGCGCAGATACTGGTAGCCGATGCAATCGGCGATTATGCAATCATCCACGCCAACTACATTATCCGCAAATCCGACAAAATGAAGCCCTACCAGGCTGTCGCCAATTTTAGTTTACTCAATAACAAGCCTGAACAAAACCAATGTCATCGGTACCGCACCGCGGAAGCAATGCTGGACGGGCAGGCTGTGACGGAAGCGTTGTTTAAGACAATCCTTGCCAAAACCGCGCAGCACTCCGTCGATAATGCTACGATCTATTCTCAGATAGCCAATTTGACACAATGTAAATTCACCCTTTTCCAGCGCCATCGTTTCGAGCAGCCGGTTACGATTGTTTTAACCGATGAATTAAAGAAAGGTGCGCACCAAGTTGAGATGAAGAGTCTGTTTCCGCTCAGTATCAGAGAAAAACTGGAACCCATTGCGGCAAAACAAGGCGCTAAAAAAGCCGTTGCAACATACCACCGCCTGAAGAACGCGGAACCAGGCGGCTACGATTTCGGTGAAAACGAATTGGATGAACTTGGATTTGCTTTATTGGACTCGGGTAAACTGGATCAGGCAGTGGAGATATTTGCTTTAAATCAATCCACTTATCCTGAATCTGACCGCGCGCTGAGCAGTCTCGCCCAAGCCTACCTTGTGCTAGGAAACCGGGAAATGGCCGGACAACTATTTAAGCGGGCCTTGTCGATCAATCCAAGTAACCTGGTTGCCGGGCTTTTCACCAGTCAGCCCGATGGCAAGGTAACTTTCCGTATTAGTTCTCTCGAATACGCGCAGAAAATCAGCCTGGTTGGTTCATTCAATAATTGGGACACCCATGCAAATCCATTTACAAAAACCGCCGACGGGCAATGGGAATGTAAGCTTAGCCTAAAACCAGGCACTTACGAATATGTTTTTTTGGTAGGAGACAATAATTGGATGACCGACCCTGGCAATAGGTTAGCAAGCAAGCCAGGACAATATTGGCGATCCATACTTATTGTTCACTAA
- a CDS encoding sensor histidine kinase encodes MRIHVLFWTMFIFFGVVFNVALHNQMRVTFPLFWSDLVDPLTPIGYARTILMCYLSLWIFDRLLRQHFHGLAVIVLLGLIALDVLLRYCIEQLFLGPVFGIWQYPAGIRIWAYFGETVFFSALGIFLCFLLKTINDFFHQETLRHEKVTMELAYLRAQLNPHFLFNTMNNLYGLSLTEPARTPDVVLRLGEMMRYMLYESNETYVPLTREIEYVIGFIELEKLRYAQQTNVDFIVGGNVNGVLIAPLLLISFVENAFKHGQLHEAQFPVRIELSVSKEILHFETQNRLVTQQHDSSGRIGLRNVRRRLSLLYPDKHLLRVWQEQDTFRVRLEININQSN; translated from the coding sequence TTGCGGATACATGTCCTTTTCTGGACGATGTTCATTTTCTTTGGGGTTGTTTTCAATGTGGCACTGCATAACCAGATGCGTGTTACCTTCCCTTTGTTCTGGTCCGACCTTGTTGACCCGCTAACACCAATCGGGTATGCACGGACGATACTGATGTGCTACCTGAGCCTTTGGATATTTGACCGCCTGCTGCGGCAGCATTTTCATGGACTGGCCGTGATCGTGTTATTGGGTCTAATTGCGTTGGATGTTCTTTTACGATATTGTATTGAACAGCTTTTCCTTGGACCGGTATTTGGCATATGGCAATATCCTGCCGGGATCAGGATCTGGGCTTATTTTGGAGAAACAGTCTTTTTTAGTGCCCTCGGTATTTTTTTATGTTTTCTATTAAAAACGATCAACGATTTTTTCCATCAGGAGACCCTACGGCATGAAAAGGTAACGATGGAGCTTGCCTATCTGAGGGCCCAGCTCAATCCACATTTTTTATTCAATACCATGAATAACCTGTACGGTTTGTCGCTGACTGAGCCGGCCCGGACGCCCGATGTGGTCCTCAGGTTAGGAGAAATGATGCGTTACATGCTCTACGAGTCCAATGAAACATATGTGCCGCTGACCAGGGAAATTGAGTATGTTATCGGATTTATCGAGCTCGAAAAGCTGCGTTATGCCCAGCAAACGAATGTCGATTTTATAGTTGGGGGAAATGTAAACGGTGTTTTGATAGCGCCTCTCCTGCTGATCTCATTCGTCGAAAATGCCTTCAAACATGGGCAGCTGCATGAAGCACAATTTCCAGTAAGGATTGAACTTTCCGTTTCGAAGGAAATATTGCATTTTGAAACACAAAACCGGTTAGTCACTCAGCAACATGATAGTTCCGGCAGGATCGGTCTAAGAAATGTCCGAAGACGTTTGTCCCTGCTTTATCCCGACAAACACTTATTACGCGTATGGCAAGAACAGGATACATTTCGTGTGAGGCTGGAAATCAATATAAACCAATCCAATTAA
- a CDS encoding LytR/AlgR family response regulator transcription factor, which produces MNRSRNFKAMAIDDEPIALRVIETHAQKISQLDLVQTTTNAVQGLQFALQHEVDIIFLDIQMPDLTGFQLLKQLSDKSKIVLTTAYPQYALQGYEHDVIDYLLKPISFDRFFQSFQKVQRLFQLKAPVSNGQEGLGPASTHGVIFIKTEHKLVRVNHDDVFYLQGGKDYTTIFTRTDKLLSLTSLTKFEEALPAPLFLRVHKSFLVAVNKIHFIERQRIFIENAVIPIGDSYKDAVIRNTGI; this is translated from the coding sequence ATGAACCGTTCCAGAAATTTTAAAGCCATGGCCATCGACGATGAACCGATCGCGTTGCGCGTGATCGAAACACATGCTCAAAAGATCAGTCAGCTTGATTTGGTACAGACGACTACCAATGCAGTCCAAGGCTTGCAATTTGCTTTGCAGCACGAGGTGGACATTATCTTCCTGGACATCCAGATGCCCGATCTGACCGGATTTCAATTGCTTAAACAGCTAAGTGATAAATCGAAAATAGTCCTTACCACGGCTTACCCGCAATATGCTTTGCAAGGTTACGAACACGACGTGATCGATTATCTGCTCAAACCCATATCATTTGACCGCTTCTTCCAGTCATTTCAAAAAGTGCAACGTCTGTTTCAGTTAAAAGCACCAGTTTCGAATGGCCAGGAAGGATTAGGTCCGGCTTCCACGCACGGGGTTATTTTTATAAAAACAGAACACAAACTCGTCAGGGTGAACCATGACGATGTATTCTATTTACAGGGTGGGAAGGATTACACAACGATTTTTACACGCACAGACAAGCTTCTGAGCCTTACTTCGCTGACAAAGTTTGAAGAAGCACTGCCCGCGCCTTTATTCCTGCGTGTGCACAAATCCTTTTTGGTGGCTGTTAACAAAATCCATTTCATTGAGCGCCAGCGGATCTTTATCGAAAACGCCGTGATCCCCATTGGCGACTCGTACAAAGATGCAGTCATACGCAATACCGGTATTTGA
- a CDS encoding transglycosylase domain-containing protein gives MIAFQPGKYRRTIIGIWKITGISIGLLVFLIIAVRVNLLWLFGGMPDLAMLENPQSELASELISEDGKSLGKYYSENRIRIDFDQLSPNLIHALVATEDARFTNHSGIDGRSMLRVAKGVFTGNSSSGGGSTITQQVAKNLFETRSKKYRGVLGKVPLVSTVIMKAKEWMLAVILERKYTKNEIMMMYLNTVSFGNNTYGIKVASKSYFGKEPFDLTVPEAALLVGMLQNPSLHNPRRRPANATRRRNVVMSQMVKYNYLTNKEYTAFQKRPLDLKFQLDGPNTGSAPYFQESMRGYLQAWLTKYNEENDTDLDLKTSGLHIYTTIDSRLQKYMEAAMREHMREQQRLFDAHWKGRNPWAYPTGREVPGFIEKAVESLPQFIALKNELGKAEAWKVMRKPYKMKVFSYDGEKEMLMSPIDSIRYYKRFLHAGMMSMDPRNGHIKAWVGGVDFKYFKYDHVKQGRRQPGSTFKPFVYVSALQKNYLTPCDRITDQPVEGNWNPPSSQYTYRSLTLRQALGQSVNSISANIIQMVKPNTVADYAHKLGITSQLDEVPSLCLGISSVSVYEMVNAYCSFANGGYRTEPLAILRIEDRNGNVLQEFHPKQNQELSDVMAYNMLYLMRGAVEDPGGTAGRLRSYGVTQGNEIAAKTGTTQNHSDAWFMGMTQNLVSGIWVGGEDMQIHFRTMDLGQGGHAALPAWGLYMRNVYNDGTLEQYRKAAFTKPTNFTIACEEVSNDSTDTYSPPSISSDEGALF, from the coding sequence ATGATCGCATTTCAACCAGGCAAATACAGACGCACAATCATAGGGATCTGGAAAATTACCGGCATATCCATCGGCCTTCTCGTCTTCCTGATCATCGCAGTTAGGGTTAATCTTCTTTGGCTGTTTGGCGGCATGCCCGATTTGGCCATGCTCGAAAATCCGCAAAGTGAATTGGCGTCAGAACTAATTTCGGAAGACGGCAAGTCACTCGGAAAGTATTATTCCGAGAACCGGATACGGATTGATTTTGACCAGCTCTCCCCCAATCTAATTCATGCACTGGTAGCCACCGAAGATGCGCGATTTACAAATCACTCCGGAATTGATGGACGTAGCATGTTGCGCGTAGCCAAAGGCGTTTTTACAGGCAATTCAAGTTCAGGTGGGGGCAGTACAATTACGCAACAGGTTGCCAAAAATCTCTTTGAAACCCGGTCTAAGAAATACCGTGGCGTCCTTGGTAAAGTTCCTTTGGTTAGCACTGTGATAATGAAGGCCAAAGAATGGATGTTAGCAGTGATTTTGGAGCGGAAGTACACCAAAAATGAAATCATGATGATGTACCTGAACACGGTTTCGTTCGGGAATAATACGTACGGAATTAAAGTCGCATCGAAAAGTTACTTCGGCAAAGAACCATTCGATTTGACAGTTCCCGAGGCGGCCCTTCTGGTTGGAATGCTGCAAAATCCATCTTTACACAACCCTCGGAGGCGACCGGCAAATGCAACCAGACGCAGGAATGTAGTGATGTCACAAATGGTGAAATATAATTATTTGACAAACAAAGAATACACTGCATTCCAGAAGAGACCCTTAGATCTCAAATTCCAATTAGATGGGCCCAATACAGGGTCAGCTCCCTATTTTCAGGAATCCATGCGCGGTTATCTGCAAGCCTGGCTTACAAAGTACAATGAGGAAAACGATACGGATCTGGATTTGAAGACCAGTGGCCTTCACATTTATACGACCATTGATTCCCGTTTGCAAAAATACATGGAGGCTGCAATGCGAGAGCACATGCGCGAGCAGCAACGACTGTTCGATGCCCATTGGAAAGGTCGCAATCCATGGGCTTATCCCACTGGACGTGAAGTACCTGGATTTATAGAAAAGGCAGTCGAGTCGCTCCCTCAGTTCATCGCCTTGAAAAATGAATTGGGGAAAGCGGAAGCCTGGAAGGTAATGCGTAAACCATATAAAATGAAAGTCTTTTCGTACGATGGAGAAAAGGAAATGCTCATGAGCCCAATCGATTCAATTCGATATTACAAGCGTTTTCTGCACGCCGGAATGATGTCCATGGACCCGCGTAACGGACACATAAAAGCATGGGTTGGCGGGGTTGATTTTAAATACTTTAAATATGATCACGTCAAACAAGGCCGCAGGCAACCAGGCTCGACTTTCAAGCCGTTCGTATACGTTTCGGCATTGCAAAAAAACTACCTGACACCTTGCGATCGTATTACGGATCAGCCCGTCGAAGGAAACTGGAACCCACCTTCAAGCCAATATACATATCGATCACTTACACTTCGGCAGGCGCTTGGGCAATCTGTAAATTCGATCAGTGCCAATATTATTCAAATGGTGAAGCCGAATACTGTCGCCGATTACGCGCACAAATTAGGTATTACCAGCCAGCTGGATGAAGTGCCTTCACTTTGCCTCGGTATCAGTTCCGTGTCGGTATATGAAATGGTCAATGCCTACTGCTCTTTTGCCAATGGAGGTTACCGCACCGAGCCGCTCGCCATTTTACGGATCGAAGACAGGAACGGAAATGTTTTGCAAGAATTCCATCCGAAGCAAAACCAGGAGTTGAGTGACGTGATGGCCTATAACATGCTTTATTTAATGCGCGGTGCTGTTGAAGACCCTGGTGGGACTGCTGGTCGCCTGCGGTCTTATGGTGTTACACAAGGAAACGAAATTGCAGCAAAAACCGGGACTACACAAAACCATTCGGATGCATGGTTCATGGGTATGACGCAAAACCTGGTTTCAGGGATTTGGGTTGGTGGTGAAGATATGCAAATTCATTTTAGAACGATGGATCTTGGTCAAGGGGGGCACGCAGCATTACCGGCTTGGGGGCTTTATATGAGAAATGTATATAACGACGGCACGCTGGAACAGTATCGAAAGGCGGCCTTTACTAAACCCACCAATTTCACGATTGCATGTGAGGAAGTTTCAAATGATTCCACGGATACCTACAGCCCGCCTTCCATTTCCAGTGATGAAGGTGCTCTGTTTTGA
- a CDS encoding GtrA family protein: MQNDLFNPRDLIAYFIVAGIGFLIQLLAGSILQDWFALSYQQALFIGYGVAFVSGFFLTKLFAFNTKNATQSRRQVVKFSLVAIISCLITVYGASTLFQLSVDILGDLKRKIPYSHKLIDINKLGSQNVAMGASFISNYILHKRFTFADTGFYDRLKQLLRL, translated from the coding sequence ATGCAGAACGACCTTTTTAATCCCCGAGATCTAATTGCCTACTTTATTGTCGCCGGCATTGGATTTCTCATTCAGCTTTTAGCGGGAAGTATACTGCAAGATTGGTTTGCCTTATCATATCAGCAAGCGCTTTTTATAGGATACGGAGTAGCCTTTGTGTCTGGTTTCTTTCTAACAAAGTTGTTTGCATTCAATACAAAAAACGCTACTCAGTCAAGACGGCAAGTCGTAAAATTCTCCCTAGTAGCGATTATTTCCTGCCTGATTACTGTTTACGGAGCTTCAACCCTCTTTCAACTCTCAGTTGATATACTTGGCGACCTTAAAAGAAAAATACCGTATTCACATAAGTTGATAGATATAAATAAACTGGGTTCGCAGAACGTTGCAATGGGAGCAAGTTTCATTAGTAACTACATTTTGCATAAAAGATTCACTTTTGCCGATACTGGATTTTATGACCGCTTAAAGCAATTATTACGGTTATGA
- a CDS encoding carboxylesterase/lipase family protein, with translation MSTQPKSQHKTPIIADSSTVVVQTSSGKIRGYIHRDIHTFKGIPYGEARRFMPAEKPVAWEGIRSCLCYGPTCPTTQAPEFSDELEFAFQPNRGYRVDEQCLTLNLWSTNTAVHAKMPVMVWLHGGGFANGSAIEFPSQDGENLAQNGEVVLVSLNHRLNVLGFLDLSAYGTKYKHSANVGAVDMVMALEWLHENIANFGGDPGNVTIFGQSGGGSKVMCLMNAPSAKGLFHKAIVQSGTYPNHFTDKHISQKVSTALLEELKLGPGQVQALETMPYEQLANAGTKALEKVQASMQPDEVPALGLEWNPVMDDFLPYQIGSPAANAFSAVIPLLVGSVKNEFVPFEMDLRKVTEEDAQFMLQEKYGDQKAAYKNALQKAYPEAKKASELIDVDLLYRPLVIHFANQKYTAGDAPVYTYLFTWQSPVMDNSLGAVHCMDLPFVFDNIALCEQMTGGGKEAYILAERISQAWVHFARTGNPNHNLLPNWPAYTPENGAVMIFDNVCILKNHHDKALMQIAIRAKSRK, from the coding sequence ATGTCAACACAACCCAAATCTCAGCACAAAACGCCGATCATTGCGGATTCCAGCACCGTTGTTGTACAGACTTCCAGCGGCAAGATCCGTGGTTATATTCACCGTGACATTCATACATTCAAAGGAATTCCATATGGCGAGGCAAGAAGGTTTATGCCGGCTGAAAAACCGGTGGCCTGGGAAGGAATCCGAAGCTGCCTGTGTTACGGCCCAACCTGCCCGACGACTCAAGCTCCCGAATTCTCGGACGAACTAGAATTCGCCTTCCAGCCCAATAGGGGCTATCGTGTTGATGAACAATGCCTTACATTGAATTTATGGAGCACAAACACGGCTGTTCATGCGAAAATGCCGGTGATGGTCTGGCTGCATGGCGGTGGTTTTGCAAATGGCTCAGCTATTGAATTTCCGTCACAGGATGGTGAGAATCTCGCGCAAAATGGGGAGGTTGTGCTTGTAAGTCTCAATCACCGGCTTAATGTGCTGGGGTTTCTTGATCTGTCTGCCTATGGCACAAAATACAAGCATTCGGCCAACGTCGGGGCTGTTGATATGGTCATGGCATTGGAATGGCTTCATGAAAACATTGCCAATTTTGGCGGAGATCCTGGTAATGTAACAATTTTCGGACAGTCAGGGGGTGGTTCCAAGGTTATGTGTTTGATGAATGCGCCTTCGGCGAAGGGATTATTTCATAAAGCCATTGTCCAGAGCGGGACTTATCCGAATCATTTTACTGATAAGCATATTTCTCAAAAAGTCTCCACCGCCTTGCTGGAAGAACTAAAACTTGGCCCCGGACAAGTCCAAGCGTTAGAAACTATGCCTTATGAACAACTTGCGAACGCCGGAACAAAGGCGTTGGAAAAAGTGCAAGCAAGTATGCAACCGGATGAGGTTCCGGCGCTTGGTTTGGAATGGAATCCGGTTATGGATGATTTTCTGCCTTATCAAATAGGCAGTCCGGCAGCAAATGCGTTTTCTGCTGTCATTCCGTTATTGGTTGGGTCTGTAAAAAACGAGTTTGTGCCCTTTGAAATGGATCTCAGAAAAGTCACTGAAGAGGATGCGCAATTCATGTTGCAGGAAAAATATGGTGATCAAAAGGCCGCCTACAAAAACGCTTTGCAGAAAGCTTATCCAGAGGCAAAAAAGGCTTCCGAGTTGATCGACGTGGATCTGCTTTACCGACCTTTGGTGATTCATTTCGCGAACCAGAAGTATACGGCTGGCGATGCGCCGGTTTATACTTACCTTTTCACCTGGCAGTCGCCGGTTATGGATAACTCGCTCGGGGCGGTTCACTGCATGGATCTACCCTTTGTTTTTGACAACATTGCCCTGTGCGAACAAATGACCGGTGGAGGAAAAGAGGCTTACATCCTCGCCGAAAGAATAAGCCAGGCCTGGGTGCATTTCGCCAGAACCGGCAATCCCAACCACAATCTATTGCCAAACTGGCCTGCCTATACGCCAGAAAACGGAGCCGTAATGATCTTCGATAATGTATGCATTTTAAAAAACCATCACGACAAAGCATTAATGCAAATAGCCATCAGGGCAAAGTCTAGAAAATGA
- a CDS encoding isocitrate lyase/PEP mutase family protein, with product MNAFEKFNQLHYQQSPLLIGNIWDVQSAKVFEAAGYAAIGTSSQAVAVANGYEDGEKLPFETLLALAKRVVEVVKIPLTVDMEGGYDRKVKGITQNIDRLHDIGVVGINLEDTVSGKSRDLLPAEEFGALLSEVTNFIAQNNLKIFVNVRTDGFLLGLPNALEETLKRIRIYEEASASGIFVPCITAKEDIKAIVNETKLPLNVMCMPNLPDFRTLGQLGVKRISIGPFLFNRIYSDAEKVADAIRSEQSFSPIFS from the coding sequence ATGAATGCTTTTGAAAAATTTAACCAGCTCCACTACCAGCAGTCGCCATTGTTAATAGGCAACATTTGGGACGTCCAGAGCGCGAAGGTTTTCGAAGCGGCTGGTTATGCTGCCATTGGAACCTCGAGCCAGGCAGTTGCGGTTGCAAATGGTTATGAAGATGGAGAAAAATTGCCTTTCGAGACACTTCTGGCATTGGCGAAAAGAGTTGTTGAGGTTGTGAAAATCCCTCTAACCGTTGACATGGAAGGCGGTTACGACCGCAAAGTGAAAGGAATAACCCAAAATATTGACAGACTCCACGACATAGGCGTAGTGGGTATAAACTTAGAAGACACGGTTTCTGGGAAGAGCCGTGATCTATTGCCGGCTGAGGAATTTGGAGCATTGCTTTCGGAAGTGACGAATTTTATTGCTCAAAACAATTTGAAAATATTTGTCAATGTGCGTACTGACGGGTTCCTGTTAGGTTTACCGAATGCGCTTGAAGAGACATTGAAGCGGATCAGGATTTACGAAGAGGCAAGCGCGTCAGGTATTTTTGTACCATGTATTACGGCCAAAGAGGATATCAAGGCAATCGTTAATGAAACGAAACTCCCCCTTAATGTCATGTGCATGCCAAACCTGCCCGATTTCCGAACATTAGGACAATTGGGCGTAAAGAGAATCAGCATTGGGCCATTCCTTTTCAACAGGATTTACAGCGACGCTGAAAAGGTGGCCGATGCCATCCGCAGCGAGCAAAGTTTCAGCCCCATATTTTCTTGA